One genomic region from Streptomyces venezuelae encodes:
- a CDS encoding amino acid ABC transporter ATP-binding protein, which produces MSGVSVSKGPEDATRGADELVVLSEVNKHFGALHVLQDIDLTITRGEVVVVIGPSGSGKSTLCRTINRLESIDSGTITIDGKPLPAEGKELARLRSDVGMVFQSFNLFAHKTVLENVMLGQIKVRKTEKKAAEAKARALLDRVGVGTQADKYPAQLSGGQQQRVAIARALAMDPKVMLFDEPTSALDPEMINEVLEVMQQLARDGMTMVVVTHEMGFARSAANRVVFMADGRIVEQASPEEFFSNPRSDRAKDFLSKILHH; this is translated from the coding sequence ATGAGCGGAGTGTCAGTGTCCAAGGGTCCCGAGGACGCCACGCGCGGCGCGGACGAGCTGGTCGTCCTGTCCGAGGTCAACAAGCACTTCGGCGCGTTGCACGTCCTCCAGGACATCGACCTGACGATCACCCGCGGCGAAGTCGTGGTCGTCATCGGACCTTCCGGGTCCGGCAAGTCGACGCTGTGCCGGACGATCAACCGGCTGGAGAGCATCGACTCCGGCACGATCACCATCGACGGCAAGCCGCTGCCCGCGGAGGGCAAGGAGCTCGCCCGGCTGCGGTCCGACGTCGGCATGGTCTTCCAGTCGTTCAACCTCTTCGCGCACAAGACGGTGCTCGAGAACGTGATGCTGGGCCAGATCAAGGTCCGTAAGACGGAGAAGAAGGCCGCCGAGGCCAAGGCCCGTGCCCTGCTGGACCGGGTCGGGGTGGGCACGCAGGCGGACAAGTACCCGGCGCAGCTGTCCGGCGGCCAGCAGCAGCGCGTGGCGATCGCCCGCGCGCTCGCCATGGACCCGAAGGTCATGCTCTTCGACGAGCCGACCTCCGCGCTCGACCCCGAGATGATCAACGAAGTCCTCGAGGTCATGCAGCAGCTCGCCCGGGACGGCATGACGATGGTCGTCGTCACCCACGAGATGGGCTTCGCGCGATCCGCCGCCAACCGGGTCGTCTTCATGGCCGACGGACGCATCGTCGAGCAGGCGTCGCCCGAGGAGTTCTTCAGCAACCCGCGCAGCGACCGGGCGAAGGACTTCCTCTCCAAGATCCTTCACCACTGA
- a CDS encoding glutamate ABC transporter substrate-binding protein, with protein MKLRTTSAAAAAAVVLALTATACGTGSDSGSNGDKINVGIKFDQPGLGLKTPDGKYAGFDVDVARYVAKELGYAEDKINFKQAPSAERENLIKNGDVKFVVASYSINDKRKKEVDFAGPYFLAHQDLLVRADDSSITKVEDLNSKKLCSVTGSTSAQNVKDKLAPKADLQQLGGYSECLTGLENKAVDALTTDDSILAGYASQKDHAGKFKLAGLRMSDEKYGIGVKKGDDELRGKINKALEKMVSDGTWEKLVKEHFGPSGYKYEPAPKVEN; from the coding sequence ATGAAGCTTCGCACCACCTCCGCCGCCGCCGCGGCCGCCGTCGTCCTCGCGCTGACCGCCACCGCCTGTGGCACCGGGTCCGACTCCGGCAGCAACGGCGACAAGATCAACGTCGGCATCAAGTTCGACCAGCCGGGCCTCGGCCTGAAGACCCCGGACGGCAAGTACGCCGGCTTCGACGTCGACGTCGCCCGTTACGTCGCCAAGGAGCTCGGCTACGCCGAGGACAAGATCAACTTCAAGCAGGCGCCCAGCGCCGAGCGCGAGAACCTGATCAAGAACGGTGACGTCAAGTTCGTCGTCGCCAGCTACTCGATCAACGACAAGCGCAAGAAGGAGGTCGACTTCGCCGGTCCGTACTTCCTGGCCCACCAGGACCTGCTCGTGCGCGCCGACGACAGCTCGATCACCAAGGTCGAGGACCTCAACTCCAAGAAGCTCTGCTCGGTCACCGGCTCGACCTCCGCGCAGAACGTCAAGGACAAGCTGGCCCCGAAGGCCGACCTGCAGCAGCTCGGCGGCTACTCCGAGTGCCTCACCGGCCTGGAGAACAAGGCCGTCGACGCCCTGACCACCGACGACTCCATCCTCGCGGGCTACGCCTCGCAGAAGGACCACGCGGGCAAGTTCAAGCTCGCCGGTCTCCGGATGAGCGACGAGAAGTACGGCATCGGCGTCAAGAAGGGCGACGACGAGCTGCGCGGCAAGATCAACAAGGCGCTGGAGAAGATGGTCTCCGACGGCACCTGGGAGAAGCTCGTCAAGGAGCACTTCGGCCCGTCCGGCTACAAGTACGAGCCCGCCCCCAAGGTCGAGAACTGA